One Acidobacteriota bacterium genomic window, GCAATCAAGGCTGCCGTTGAAACTCACAATTTCAACTAAAAGAGAGTCTCTTGCCCTCTGGCCTCAGTCCGCCAAAAGTCCGAATGTCAACTAAAACTTGGACAATTCCAAACGATCGCCTAGCAGTTCTTACCGAAGGACTACGTTATGGTGAGGCTGGACGACGGCGAACTGAGGAAGTCGTTGAACTGGCTTTGCACTTACTGGCTGAATCAGGGAGAGGCGATCTTTTCAAAGATACGAATATTAGAAATGAGTTTGAAGAACAGTTAGCTGACTACCCTGCTGAAATTCTTGCCGAACATTTTTCTAAGCTGGATTCCCTTAACTATCTTTTTGAATTGGCCCGCGTTTTTGAAGGCCAAGCGTTTGCCAGTCAAATGGTGTCCCCGCATCAATGCTCTAGTGATCAGAAAGCCATTATGGGTCTGTTATGTGATTTCCTTGGAGTAGAGCGAAGAGAAATAATCTAATTGCAATTGAATAGAGGTCAATCCTGCGTTGAAAGCATTCCGCTACTCACACGAATCCACAAGATTCTTGTCTCCTACTTTAGCCTGACTCTATCTATTTCGCTGCCAAATCCAACGCCATCAAACTACGACGATCACGCACATACAGCCTCGTGCCGGAAAGTGTGGGCACTGTCCAGGCGATGCGTTCCAGCAACGGGGCTTTGGCCAGGACGCGGAATTCTGTGGAGTTCATTTCAACCAAGCCGAGGGTTCCGTATTCATTGAATAAGACCAGTTTGAAGCCAGCTAGCGAAAGCCTGGGGCGTGGCTTATGATTGCTGCGTTATCCCAAAGGAGTCAATTATTATGCCGACTGCCCAAATTGAAACCGACCAGTTGCTGAATGCTGCCTTACAGATGCCAGAGGAAGAATTCCAGCAGTTCGTCACCAAACTCTTCACGCTGAAAGCCAGGGAGCGAGTGCCAACGCTTTCTCAGCGGGAGTCTGAACTTCTGACAGCCATCAATCAAGGATTGCCGCCTACTGACGCCAAACGGATGAACGCACTGATTGCCAAGCGACAGTCTTACACCATCAAGGAAGACGAGCTTCAGGAGTTGATTCGCCTGACCGATGAATCCGAGCGTCTGAACGTCGAAAGGATGAAGCATCTGCTCGAACTAGCACATTTACGCGGAGTTACGCTTGATGAAGTGATGGAACAGTTGGGCATTCGACCGACAGTTGCCTGAAAAGGCACAATGATAGAGGGAGATTTTTTATGAGCATCACGGATACAATAGCCGACCACACAATTGACTTGAACGAGTTCAATGCACACGTGCTGGAAACCTTAGAGCATTTAGAAAATTCTGGCGTGATCGTGACAAAGGAGGGCCGTCCTATCGCGAAAATTACGCCTCTTCCAGCCATCAACAACGAGCCCCTGATTGGTTCGATGAAGGGCGAGATCGTCATTCATGGCGATCTTTTCACGACGGGGATTCAGTGGGATGCTCAATCTTGATACGCACATTTTGATCTATTTGCTCAATGGAAGTTTGGCACAGCATGAGCAACAATTGGTGGCACAACAGCCGTTGGCCATTTCCGACATTGTGCTTTGGGAATTGGCGAAGCTGGTTCAACTTGGCCGAATCAGTCTGAATTTGAACAGCCCCGCTTTTCTCACCTGTTTGAATCAACTGACGATATTTCCGATCAGCCTTGAAATTGCGAGAGCCAGCACTCAACTCGATTTTCGGTCTGATCCAGCGGATGAATTGATTGCCGCCACCAGCCTTGTTGAAGGCATTCCGTTGCTGACGCGAGACCAGAAAATCCTCTCTTCCCGCCTCGTACCCTTTGCCTGAGGTCTACTTCGCAGCCAAATCCAACGCCATCAAACTGCGGCGATCACGCACATACAGTTTCGTACCGGAAAGTGTGGGCGCTGTCCAGGCGATGCGTTCCAGCAAAGGGGCTTTGGCCAAGACGCGGAATTCTGTGGAGTTCATTTCTACCAAGCCGAGCGTTCCGTCTTCGTCGAGCAAGACCAGTTTATCGCCTGCGCCCAGAAGTTGGGCTTTGGCGAAGCCGCGTTGTTGCCAGGCGACCTGACCCGTGCGCAGGTTGACGCAACTCATAAACGCCGGGCCGTTGTGGCCGCTGGACAGGTAAATGAAATCGCCGCGTCGAATGGTCGTGCCGAAATGCGATTGCAGTTTCTGGTTGTACCAAAGCTCTTTGACCGTGGTTTTGCCGCCGGATTGATGGAGTTCCAAGGCGCGGCTGCCGGTGTTGTAGGCCGATGAAATGAACAGAATGTTTCCCGGCGCATAAATCGGCGTGCTGATGGCCAAACCGTTTCCCGTCGGGTGAGCGTGTTGCCACAGCAATGCGCCGTTGTCGGGGTTGAAGCCGACGACTTCAGAAGCCATCAGGGCGACGACTTGTTTCTGGCCATCCACTTCGATCAACAAAGGCGCGGAGTGAGCGTTGGTGAAATCCAGATTTTTCCACACCACCGCGCCGTCGCTCTGCCGAAAGGACATCACCGAATTGCCGCGACCACCGACCAGAAAGATCAAATTGTCTTTGTACGGCAGCGCGTGGCAGGAATAGCCGAAGATCAGCCGCGTGCCGTTGAATTCCTTGTACAGGTCGTGCGACCAGATGGCTTTGCCGGTCCTTTTATCCAACGAATGAATCTTGCCGGTGCCGCTGGCGGTAATCAGGCGGTCACCGACGACTTGCGGCATGGCATAGGGGCCTGGCCCGACGCCTTCGGAATACTCATTTGTGAATGGATTGTCGTAGGCAAATTCCCAAATCGTTTTGCCGGTCGCGGCATCGAGCGCCGTGAACACATCCTGCACGCCTCGGCGAAACCCCGTGTACAGTGTCGCGCCTTCGACGGCGATTCCCGAATACCCATCGCCGAGCGTGCGGCTCCACAGTTTTTTCGGCCCGGCGGCAGGCCATTCGCTGGGAAGATTCGTCGTGGAGGTGATGAAATCGTGCGTTGGCCCGCCCCACAGCAACCAGTTGGCCGATGAAGCGGATTGGCTCGGCGCGGAGGATTGGCGCGCTGAATTCGCTTGCTGGCACAAAGCTTCGATTGGCTGGGCGAATAAAAGCGCAATTCCAAAGAAAAATGACAACACCAATTGCCTTGCTGAAAGTTTATTCTGAAATTGGAGCTTGCAATTCATCTTCATAACTCCTGTCAAAGGATGAGGTTATTCGCACCGAAGCGCGATCATCGGATCAACCTTCGTTGCTCGGCGGGCGGGAAGCCAACAGGCCAGCAATCCAACCGCCAGCAATAACATTGCAACCATGACGATGGTCATTGGATCAGTCGCGCTGACGCCAAACAACAAATTTTCCATCAACCGAGTCAGCGCCAAAGATGCGATCAAGCCCAACGCCAGACCAAAACTGGTCAGCTTGAATCCCTGGCGCAAAACCAGTTGCAACACGTCTCGCGTTTGCGCTCCCAGCGCCAGCCGAATGCCGATTTCGTGCGTCCGCTGCGTCACCGAATAAGCTATCACACTGTAAATTCCCAGCCCCGCCATCACCAACGACAACCCGGCAAAGATTCCGACCAGCAACAATGTGAATCGCCTCTGTGCTGTCGTGGTCGCCACCAATTGATTCATCGTGGCGACCTGGTAAATGGGAGCGTCTTTGTCCACGGCTTTGACTTCGCGGCGAATGGAGGAAATGATGCCCGCGGGATCAGCCGTTGTTCGCACGGCAAGTTCCATGAACGAATCCGTCCATTGGTCGTGCGGAACGTAAATTTGAATGTCGGGCGCATCATCCAACCCGAAATGCTGCACGTCGTTGACGATGCCGACGATCGTGCGCAGCTTGTCTTCCAATCCGCCAAGCCGCACGCGTTTGCCCAGCGGATTTTCACCGGGCCAGAACCGACGCGCTGCGGTTTCGCCAATGATGGCTACTAGCGGCGCTTCGCTGCTGTCTTGTTCGGTGAACGCGCGTCCGCGTTTCAATTGAATGCGCATGGTGCGGAAATAATCGGGGCTGACGCCGTACCGTTCGATGCTGGGCGCACTGGCGGGGTTCGGAAGCGGCTTTTCTTCGATGTGAAATCCACTGCGGTCGCCGTTCCCGGACAAAGGCAGATTGCTGACGATGCCTGCGGATTCGACGCCGGGCAAACTCGACACGCGCTGTAACACTTCACGATAAAACTGCCGAATGGCGTTTTCATCGTTATATCGTTGCCCGGAAGCCGGAACCATCATCGTAATCAGGTTTCCGGTTTCAAACCCCGGCGCGATGTTCAGCAGCCGCACAAAACTTTTGCTGAGCAATCCCGCTCCGACCAGCAACACCATCGCCAGCGTGAGTTCCGCCACAACCAGCAAACTCCGCAGCCGGTTTCCGCCGGTCATTTGCCGTTCCGTGTTTTTCAGCGCCATCTGCAAATCAGGTTTTGACGATTGCAACGCCGGAGCCAGCCCGAACAAAATTCCTGTCAGCATTGCGATTCCCACCGCAAACCAAAGCACTCGCCCGTTGACCGTCACGGGTTGCAGGTTCAACACATTCGCCGGTTTCAGCGCCATCAACAAATCAACGCCCCACACGGCCAGCACCAATCCGATCGTCGCGCCGAGTCCCGAAAGCAACAAACTTTCCACCAGCAGTTGCCGGATGATTCGAAACCTTCCCGCGCCCAACGCCGAACGCACAGCCATTTCGCGCGCGCGGTCTGTGGCTCGCGCAAGCAGCAGATTGGCGACATTCGCGCAGGCAATCAGCAACACAACTCCGACTGCGATCAGCAGCAGGTAGAGCGCCGGGCGAATTTTGCCGACGAATTCATCCTGCAATCCCAACACGACCGCCGTTCCAACCGGATATTCCTGCGGGAATTCGCGCTGCAATGCGGCGGCAATGCCATTCATTTCCACACGCGCCTGTTCCAGCGTCACGCCGTCTTTCAACCGGCCAAAGGCCTTCAAATGCTGGCACGAACGGCAAGCCCACGGTTGCGAAACGTCGTACCCAAGCGCCGCCCAGACTTCGGCTTTTTGATAAAAGTTGACCGACAGCAAATCGTCAAATTCCGGCGGCATTACGCCGATTACATTGAAAGTCTGCCCGCTCAATACAATCGGTTTGCCGATAACTTGCGGATCGGAGTTGAAGCGTCGCTGCCAGAGCGCGCTCGAAATAACGACGACAAAACGTGTGTCGGGACGGTTATCTTCTGCGCGAAAATCTCTGCCGAGTGCAGGCCTCACGCCTAGCATTTGAAAGTATTCCGGCGTCACGCGAAGCCCCTGGATGTTTTCCGGCTCGCCTTGCCCGGTCAGCGTGCCGCCCCAGGATCGAATCAGCGCCAGTTTGTCGAAGGAATGCGCGCGCGCCTGAAAATCCACAAAAGTGGCAAAGCCCGTATTGCCAAACTCTCCTTCGCTGTCATTGAGCGAAACGGCAACCAGGCGATCCGACATCGGATACGACAGCGGTTGCAACAGCACTGCATTGACGACACTGAAAATGGCTGTGGTCGCGCCGATTCCCAGCGCCAACGTCAGCACGGCAATCAGGGTAAAGCCGGGCTGCTTCATCAACATTCGCGCGCCAAAGCGCAGGTCTTGCCAGAAGGTTTGCATAACGTCTCCTTGAAAGATGCTGGAAACTAAACCGAATCAGCCAACATTGAAACATCGTTTTAGACAGGATATTCAGGATGTTTCAGGATTGAGAGGAAAAGACGACGGCTGGCCAAACATCATCTTGAAAAATCCTGTTCATCCTGTCCAAAAGTTTTTGTTCCGACCTAGGGTTTAGCCGTCGCTTCGCGGAATGCAGCGGCCACGCCTGCGCCACTGACGTAATCGCCAAACAGAATTCGCTTCAGCATGGAATCTCCGGCCAGCAATTGGCGATATTCCGTCAAGTTGACGCTTTTGCGCGTTTGTTCCAGCGTTTCGCCGCGCGCCACGGCTTGCGCGGTTTGTTCCTTGAGCGAAGCCAGCAATCGCGACACCTGGCGAATGTAGGCGTCATCACGCATCACTGGCCCGTGACCCGGAACGAAAATGCGCGCCTGCAACGCCAGCAGCTTTTCCATCGTTTTGCTGTATGCCGCCGGGAAGGAAGTTGACCCGACCAGCGGGATCGGCCAGACGACCAAATCGCCGGTCATCAAAATACCTTCTTCGGGAAGATAAACCACCAGGTCAGCGGCGGTGTGTCCGCTACCCAAGTGGCGAATTTCAATCGTGCGCTTGCCGCGATGCAGCGTCAGTTCGTCTTCGATGGTGAGGGTCGGCAGAATGATTTTTACCTGCGGCGCTTCTGCCAATGCGCGTTCGATCCACGCGGCGTCGCCCAAATAATTGACGCGTTCCTCCTCCGTAATCGGCGTTCCAGCCAGACTCTTGTTTTGCTCAACCAAACTGCGCAACCGGGCAGCGTAATCTTTGCCGCCATTCAGCATTCCCTGCCGATTGGCTTCGCCGACGGCGGGACGATCTTTCAGCGTGCTGACGTGACCGATAAATTCAACGTCGGGAAAGGCTTCGCGCCAGATTTGGTTGCCGATGATGTGGTCGTCGTGCCAGTGCGTGTTAATGACATATTTGACCGGCTTGTTCGTCAATTTCCGCAGCGCCGCCAACAATTGCCGCGTCCCAACCAGGCTGGCATTGGAATCCACAACGACAACATCCTGGTCATTGAGAATGAACACGTTGTTGGGGTCAAAGGAAAACAACGGCGGCTGTTTGCGAATCGCTGCAAACACACCATCGGCCAACTTTTGAAGCTCGAAATCCCCAGCGACATTCAGACTTTGCCGAGCTTCAACCGACAGCGGAAAACGAATCCAATCAAGCCTCGCCCCTAAAACCGTCCCCAAAGACAAGACCAGCAACAAACAAATCATCGAATTTCTTCTTCGCATATCCTCCACCTTATTTTGCTTTGGTATTGGTCGAACTTGATTTTGCGACCTTATCAACAAAACGTATGCCAGGAATTTCGCAACTGTAAAATTTGGTAAAAATGCGGGCGGCTTGCGCTAACGCCAATTGCAAGAATCAACAGCAAAACATTTCGTCAGGCTGGAACTCCTGCGTCGCCTCGATCATGTCCGATTTTTGGATTGGAGAGTCCCAAAAGCGGGCAATCCGTTTTCCCAAGGCCATGAGCGAATGCTCTTTGACCGGCTATTGACATTCAACGGAACGAGTCAGCATTCTCTGCTCATCGGTTGTATGCCAATTTGTCCGAAGCTACAGGCAATCACTGTTGCGTAACGCAAACGAACGACAATGGAAGATTGGGCCAATACATTTCCGGTTTTCAACGGCGTGCCAGACGGCGCAGCAAAAACCGAATTTCTACCTGCTGACCTTCTTGAAGCCGAAGCGGTGCTGGCATCGCTGGCCAGTGTTTTCTTTCCAACTGACCTTCGTCCGGGATTGCCCCCGCGCATCATTCCCGAAGAACTCGCAAATGGCGAAAAGCAATGGCCAGACGTCAAAGACACCTATCGCATTCTGGTGGAGCAAATTCCGGCCGTAGTTTTCTTGGCATTTTTTGAGCACGGATTTGGGGAAGCTTACGTCAGCCCGCAAATCGAACGAACTTTGGGCTTCACGCAAGCCGAGTGGTTGCAGGACCCCGTGCGCTGGTTTCGGCAAATTCATCCCGATGACAAGGAACGATGGAGCGCCGAAGCCGCGCGGACGTTTTTGACTGGCGAACCATTGCGGTCCGTGTATCGCGTGCTGGCGCGTGACGGACACGTGGTCTGGTTTCATTGCGAAGTGAAAATGGTGCGACACGCTGATGGCCGTCCCTGGTTCATTCACGGCGTAGGCTTTGACATCAGCGAGCAAAAAGTCACGGAAGAAGCGCTGGGACGCAGCGAAGAGATGTTGCGCGGTATTTTTGAATTTGCGCCGGACACAATGGTGGTGGTCAAACGAGACGGGTACATTGAACGCGTCAACGCCCAGGTCGAGCGCATGTTTGGCTATACCCGCGACGAATTACACGGACAACGCGTCGAAATCCTGTTGCCGGAACGGTTCCGGAACCGGCACATGGACCATCGCGCCGATTACATGGCCGATCCGCATTTGCGGCCAATGGGGATGGGATTGGTGCTGTTCGGGCGGCGCAAAGATGGTACGGAATTCCCGGTCGAGATCATGCTCAGCCCTGTGGAAGCGAAATCGGATGGATTTGTCATTGCCGTAATCCGCGACATCACACGGCGACAACGCGATGAAGAAGCGTTGCGGGAACAGACGGAACGATTAAAAGTGTTATCGCGCCGGTTGATTGCCGTGCAGGAAGCCGAACGGAGACGCACCGCCTTGGAACTCCACGACGAAATCGGTCAGATTCTGACTGGATTGAAACTCAAACTGGAACTGAGCGCCCGACAAACTGACGATCTGATACGCAACGACCTGATTGAAGCGCAATCGTTGGTCAACGATCTGATGGCGCGCACGCGCAGGCTTTCGCTCGATTTGCGGCCTGCCACGCTGGATCACCTGGGACTGCTTTCCGCCTTGCTGCGCCATGTGCGGCAATACAGTTCGCAAACCGGCGTCCACGTTGACTTTCGACACAATGGACTGGAAGCCAGACGGTTTGCGACGGAACTGGAAACGGCTGCGTTCCGCATCGTGCAGGAAGCGTTAACCAACATTGCGCGTCATTCCGGCGCAGACGAAGCAATGGTTCGCATCTGGGCGGATCAACACACGCTGTCGGTTCGCGTCGAAGATCGCGGACGGGGATTTGATACGGATGCCGCCTTGAGCAACGATCCATCCACCGGATTGGCTGGCATGCGCGAACGAGCATTGTTGCTCGGCGGCACGTTCGTCATAAAATCACAACTCGGAAACGGTACACAATTAACGGCGGAATGGAGCTTTGACGATAGTCCAGATCTGCAATTTCACAACGAAAGCTGAAGTTTCAATGAGTGCCAAAACAACGTCCATCGTGTTGGCCGATGATCATCGTATCGTGCGCGAAGGGTTATGCGTCCTGCTCAAAGCGGAACCCGACTTCAACGTCGTCGGCGCGGCAGGCGACGGACTGGAAGCATTGGAGATGGTCAGAAAGCTCCACCCGGATGTTGTCGTCCTTGATTTGATGATGCGCGGTTTGAACGGATTGGAAGTCGCCCGGCAAATTAACAAACAAATGCCGCAAACTCGCATTGTCATTCTCTCAATGCATGACGATGAGGGCTTTGTGCTGGAAGCATTGGCCAACGGTGTGTCAGCGTATGTGCTGAAAGACGCCGGTTCATCCGATTTGATTCAAGCCGTGCGAGAAGTCGCCGCCGGTCATCGTTACCTAAGCCCGCCGCTTTCCGACCGCGCCATCGAAGCTTACCAGCAAATTGCAAACACAGGCACGCTCGACAAATACGAAACCTTGACCACTCGCGAACGCGAAGTCCTGCAACTGACGGTCGAAGGACACACCAACAGCGAAATCGCCACACGATTGGGCATCAGCGTGCGCACGGCTGAAACTCACCGCTCTCGCCTGATGCACAAACTTGGTTCCCACACCCAGGCTGATCTGATCCGATATGCTTTGCGGCGCGGGATCATTCTTCTGGACAATAAAGCGGACGGAAAAACCGAATCGTCCGTTTGATCATCTCCACCAAAGTTAATTTTCAATTCAAGCTTGCGTAATCCAGACTAAAAAGCTCACAATGCGCGCGCTTTACTTTGGACTTGTTTTACTTCTATCAGACATTTGCGTCGCGAAACGCGGCGCTTTTTCCCCTGCTACACGTACAACAATGATCGGCTGTCTCAAATTTACATCTCTCAGATCTTGACGTTGATTGCCCCGATAGCCGATCTGACAGTTTGGCGTTTCAGTTGACCGGGCTTGATGAATAACCCGGCAGACCGCGCCCGTTTTTGTCGCGTGTATCGCACTCACTCACCTG contains:
- a CDS encoding type II toxin-antitoxin system VapC family toxin, coding for MLNLDTHILIYLLNGSLAQHEQQLVAQQPLAISDIVLWELAKLVQLGRISLNLNSPAFLTCLNQLTIFPISLEIARASTQLDFRSDPADELIAATSLVEGIPLLTRDQKILSSRLVPFA
- a CDS encoding PQQ-like beta-propeller repeat protein, producing MNCKLQFQNKLSARQLVLSFFFGIALLFAQPIEALCQQANSARQSSAPSQSASSANWLLWGGPTHDFITSTTNLPSEWPAAGPKKLWSRTLGDGYSGIAVEGATLYTGFRRGVQDVFTALDAATGKTIWEFAYDNPFTNEYSEGVGPGPYAMPQVVGDRLITASGTGKIHSLDKRTGKAIWSHDLYKEFNGTRLIFGYSCHALPYKDNLIFLVGGRGNSVMSFRQSDGAVVWKNLDFTNAHSAPLLIEVDGQKQVVALMASEVVGFNPDNGALLWQHAHPTGNGLAISTPIYAPGNILFISSAYNTGSRALELHQSGGKTTVKELWYNQKLQSHFGTTIRRGDFIYLSSGHNGPAFMSCVNLRTGQVAWQQRGFAKAQLLGAGDKLVLLDEDGTLGLVEMNSTEFRVLAKAPLLERIAWTAPTLSGTKLYVRDRRSLMALDLAAK
- a CDS encoding ABC transporter permease, with the protein product MQTFWQDLRFGARMLMKQPGFTLIAVLTLALGIGATTAIFSVVNAVLLQPLSYPMSDRLVAVSLNDSEGEFGNTGFATFVDFQARAHSFDKLALIRSWGGTLTGQGEPENIQGLRVTPEYFQMLGVRPALGRDFRAEDNRPDTRFVVVISSALWQRRFNSDPQVIGKPIVLSGQTFNVIGVMPPEFDDLLSVNFYQKAEVWAALGYDVSQPWACRSCQHLKAFGRLKDGVTLEQARVEMNGIAAALQREFPQEYPVGTAVVLGLQDEFVGKIRPALYLLLIAVGVVLLIACANVANLLLARATDRAREMAVRSALGAGRFRIIRQLLVESLLLSGLGATIGLVLAVWGVDLLMALKPANVLNLQPVTVNGRVLWFAVGIAMLTGILFGLAPALQSSKPDLQMALKNTERQMTGGNRLRSLLVVAELTLAMVLLVGAGLLSKSFVRLLNIAPGFETGNLITMMVPASGQRYNDENAIRQFYREVLQRVSSLPGVESAGIVSNLPLSGNGDRSGFHIEEKPLPNPASAPSIERYGVSPDYFRTMRIQLKRGRAFTEQDSSEAPLVAIIGETAARRFWPGENPLGKRVRLGGLEDKLRTIVGIVNDVQHFGLDDAPDIQIYVPHDQWTDSFMELAVRTTADPAGIISSIRREVKAVDKDAPIYQVATMNQLVATTTAQRRFTLLLVGIFAGLSLVMAGLGIYSVIAYSVTQRTHEIGIRLALGAQTRDVLQLVLRQGFKLTSFGLALGLIASLALTRLMENLLFGVSATDPMTIVMVAMLLLAVGLLACWLPARRATKVDPMIALRCE
- a CDS encoding MBL fold metallo-hydrolase produces the protein MRRRNSMICLLLVLSLGTVLGARLDWIRFPLSVEARQSLNVAGDFELQKLADGVFAAIRKQPPLFSFDPNNVFILNDQDVVVVDSNASLVGTRQLLAALRKLTNKPVKYVINTHWHDDHIIGNQIWREAFPDVEFIGHVSTLKDRPAVGEANRQGMLNGGKDYAARLRSLVEQNKSLAGTPITEEERVNYLGDAAWIERALAEAPQVKIILPTLTIEDELTLHRGKRTIEIRHLGSGHTAADLVVYLPEEGILMTGDLVVWPIPLVGSTSFPAAYSKTMEKLLALQARIFVPGHGPVMRDDAYIRQVSRLLASLKEQTAQAVARGETLEQTRKSVNLTEYRQLLAGDSMLKRILFGDYVSGAGVAAAFREATAKP
- a CDS encoding PAS domain S-box protein translates to MEDWANTFPVFNGVPDGAAKTEFLPADLLEAEAVLASLASVFFPTDLRPGLPPRIIPEELANGEKQWPDVKDTYRILVEQIPAVVFLAFFEHGFGEAYVSPQIERTLGFTQAEWLQDPVRWFRQIHPDDKERWSAEAARTFLTGEPLRSVYRVLARDGHVVWFHCEVKMVRHADGRPWFIHGVGFDISEQKVTEEALGRSEEMLRGIFEFAPDTMVVVKRDGYIERVNAQVERMFGYTRDELHGQRVEILLPERFRNRHMDHRADYMADPHLRPMGMGLVLFGRRKDGTEFPVEIMLSPVEAKSDGFVIAVIRDITRRQRDEEALREQTERLKVLSRRLIAVQEAERRRTALELHDEIGQILTGLKLKLELSARQTDDLIRNDLIEAQSLVNDLMARTRRLSLDLRPATLDHLGLLSALLRHVRQYSSQTGVHVDFRHNGLEARRFATELETAAFRIVQEALTNIARHSGADEAMVRIWADQHTLSVRVEDRGRGFDTDAALSNDPSTGLAGMRERALLLGGTFVIKSQLGNGTQLTAEWSFDDSPDLQFHNES
- a CDS encoding response regulator transcription factor; translation: MSAKTTSIVLADDHRIVREGLCVLLKAEPDFNVVGAAGDGLEALEMVRKLHPDVVVLDLMMRGLNGLEVARQINKQMPQTRIVILSMHDDEGFVLEALANGVSAYVLKDAGSSDLIQAVREVAAGHRYLSPPLSDRAIEAYQQIANTGTLDKYETLTTREREVLQLTVEGHTNSEIATRLGISVRTAETHRSRLMHKLGSHTQADLIRYALRRGIILLDNKADGKTESSV